The nucleotide sequence CGGCTGGTCGAGGCGCTGCGCGCCAGCGGCCGCTTCCTGGGCGCGCGCGAGATCATTCACCTGGACGGCGTGCGCGTCGAATACGACGACGGCTTCGGCCTGGCGCGGCCCGCGGCCGCGCAACCGGCGGTGATGCTGCGCTTCGAGGGCGACAACGGCATGGCACTGTCGCGCATCCAGGAAGACTTCCGCCGCCAGCTGCTTAGCGTGGCACCAGGATTGCGACTGCCTTTTTAATCAGTTGTCCCACGGAGCGGCAATGACGACGCTATTGGTCACCGGCGGCGCCGGCTATATCGGCAGCCATACCCTGATAGAACTGGTGGGCGCGGGATACCGCCCCATCGTCATCGATAACCTGTGCAACGGCAGCCGCGCGGCCGTGCGCCGCGTCGAACGCATCGTCGGCACGCGCATCGCCTTCGTCGAGGGGGATATCCGTTCAGCGGCTTTGCTGGACGGACTGTTCTCGCTGCAGAAGCGGCAGGGCCAGCCCATCGAATGCGTGCTGCATCTGGCGGGTGTGAAGGCGGTGGGCGAATCGGTGCGCGATCCCGTCAAGTACTTCGACAACAATGTCTCCGGCACGGTGGCGCTGCTGTCGGCGATGCGCGAGCACGGCGTGCGCCGCCTGGTGTTCAGTTCGTCCGCCACGGTGTACGGCGTGCCGCGTTTCCTGCCCTTTACGGAAGAACATCCGCTGCAGCCGACCAATCCGTACGGGCGCTCGAAGCTGATCGTGGAACAGATGCTGCAGGATGCCTGCGCCGCGGATGCGGGGTTCAGCGCGGTCACCTTGCGCTACTTCAATCCCATCGGCGCGCATCCCAGCGGCCTGATCGGCGAGAACCCGCGCGACGTGCCCAACAATCTGTTCCCGTACATCACCCAGGTGGCGGTGGGCAGGCAGCCGCACCTGAAGGTATTCGGCGACGATTACGAAACCGAAGACGGCACGGGCGTGCGCGATTACCTGCACGTCATGGACCTGGCCGCGGGCCATGTGCGCGCCGTGGATTACGCGCTGCGGCATTCCGGCTTCGTCGCGGTCAACCTGGGAACGGGCAAGGGCACCAGCGTCATGCAGCTCGTTCGCACCTTCGAGCGCGTCAACGGCCTGCGCATTCCCTGCCGCATCGAGCCGCGCCGGCCGGGCGACGTGGACCGCGTCTGGGCCGATGCCAGCCTGGCCCGCCGCCTCTTGAACTGGCGGACGACCTACGAAGTCGAGCACATGTGCAAGGACGGCTGGCGGTGGCAGCAGGCGAACCCGGAAGGCTACGGCGCGCTGCACTGACGCGGCGGGATCGTGGGGAAGGCGCGGGTGCGCCGCGCGGGCACGGCGGTTGCTAAAGGCGCGCCACCTGCCGCGCAGGCGCCCTCGGCATCCCGCTGGGCGCCGGCCGGCGACCCCCTGTCCATGGCGGCGCGGAGCCGCCACCCGAGCATGATCACCCGGCCCCTTCGTTCCCTATGAGCTCCCAGCCCCGCGTGACGCCCGCCCCCGCGGCGAGCGTGTCCGATACGGCGATACAGACGGTCCAGGCCGCCGCCTCGGGAAACACCGATCCCGCCGCGCCGCCACCGCCGCGCGCGTTCGACCGGCGGCACGCGCCTTTGTCCATCATCGCCGTGCTGGCCGTCGTTTTCGCCTTGCACTTCGCGCGCGACTTCGTCATCCCGCTGGTGCTCTCGATCATCCTGTCGTACGCGCTGGACGGTCCCGTGGGCTTCCTGACACGCAGGCTGCGCATGCCGCGCGTCATATCGGCCACGGTGGTGGTGACGGCGCTGGTGGCCGTCGTGGTGTTCGGCGTCCTGTCATTGCGCGGCCAGGTCATGTCCATCGTCGACAACCTGCCCTATACGGCGCAGAAGGTGGCGCGCTCGGTGGAAAGCTTCAGCGGCGGCGGCGGCTCCATCATGGACAAGTTGCGCGCGGCCGCGAATACCGTCAGTACGCCCGAGAAGCCGCGGCCGGGCGGCGAACGCGTGGT is from Bordetella bronchialis and encodes:
- the galE gene encoding UDP-glucose 4-epimerase GalE gives rise to the protein MTTLLVTGGAGYIGSHTLIELVGAGYRPIVIDNLCNGSRAAVRRVERIVGTRIAFVEGDIRSAALLDGLFSLQKRQGQPIECVLHLAGVKAVGESVRDPVKYFDNNVSGTVALLSAMREHGVRRLVFSSSATVYGVPRFLPFTEEHPLQPTNPYGRSKLIVEQMLQDACAADAGFSAVTLRYFNPIGAHPSGLIGENPRDVPNNLFPYITQVAVGRQPHLKVFGDDYETEDGTGVRDYLHVMDLAAGHVRAVDYALRHSGFVAVNLGTGKGTSVMQLVRTFERVNGLRIPCRIEPRRPGDVDRVWADASLARRLLNWRTTYEVEHMCKDGWRWQQANPEGYGALH